A section of the Rhodospirillales bacterium genome encodes:
- a CDS encoding metallophosphoesterase, which produces MLAIDWFTDLHLPSLDHRASDMSAAEQTDMRETILKGASAYAARLAHERGDLVVNTGDNIDTTPDRVVDAWLQATVRDIFNPVADALHMLPGNHDIRHGIDPDFIQTTKVIDADEATLIFWAANVQPGKSGTNIRLSSVPQLRHKFYKATQDDLVDLARAFDQCRPSRPVLLFTHVPPNDDATHNPVDNDERFNPLRSHYKNGALALNILKQSGCSVFVFSGHRHLNRETAHGDRIRLFTMDRMTRWEDMGEHRPAGINHARIEIGKTSLTLRRSGVMPLVRTYAF; this is translated from the coding sequence ATGCTGGCGATCGACTGGTTCACCGATCTGCATCTGCCGTCGCTGGATCACCGCGCAAGCGATATGAGCGCGGCGGAACAGACCGATATGCGCGAAACCATATTAAAGGGTGCCAGCGCCTATGCCGCGCGTCTTGCGCATGAACGCGGCGATCTGGTCGTCAATACGGGCGATAATATCGACACCACGCCGGATCGGGTGGTCGACGCCTGGCTTCAGGCCACGGTGCGCGATATCTTCAATCCCGTGGCCGATGCTCTGCATATGTTGCCCGGCAATCACGACATTCGTCATGGGATCGATCCCGATTTCATCCAGACTACGAAGGTCATAGACGCGGACGAGGCGACCTTGATCTTCTGGGCGGCGAATGTTCAGCCAGGAAAATCCGGCACGAATATCCGCCTGAGTAGCGTGCCGCAGCTGCGTCACAAATTCTACAAGGCCACGCAGGACGATCTGGTGGATCTTGCCCGCGCGTTTGATCAGTGCCGTCCTTCGCGCCCGGTGCTGTTGTTCACGCATGTACCGCCCAACGACGACGCGACCCATAACCCGGTCGATAATGACGAACGCTTTAATCCGCTGCGTTCGCATTACAAAAATGGCGCGCTTGCGTTGAACATACTCAAGCAATCAGGTTGTTCCGTTTTCGTCTTTTCCGGCCACCGGCATCTGAACCGTGAAACCGCGCATGGCGATCGCATCCGCCTGTTCACCATGGACCGCATGACGCGCTGGGAAGACATGGGCGAACATCGCCCGGCGGGTATCAACCATGCACGCATCGAAATCGGCAAAACCAGCCTGACCCTGCGCCGCAGCGGGGTGATGCCTTTGGTCCGGACTTACGCGTTTTAG
- the hisI gene encoding phosphoribosyl-AMP cyclohydrolase, with amino-acid sequence MAKSEKEKLPITRDTIVASLDFSKVADVHEGQTIGLVPAIVQDNTSGRVLMLAFMNAAALEKTIRSGRATFWTRSRKRLWTKGEESGNFMNVVRIEVDCDADTVLLLVEPQGDAKACHTGEESCFYRGFDLKP; translated from the coding sequence ATGGCAAAAAGCGAAAAAGAGAAACTGCCCATCACAAGAGATACGATTGTCGCATCGCTCGACTTTTCAAAAGTTGCGGATGTGCATGAGGGACAAACCATCGGCCTTGTTCCCGCCATCGTACAGGACAACACATCAGGGCGCGTTTTGATGCTGGCATTCATGAACGCAGCGGCGTTGGAAAAAACGATCCGCTCCGGCAGGGCCACGTTCTGGACCCGGTCGCGCAAGCGGCTTTGGACCAAGGGCGAGGAGTCCGGAAACTTTATGAATGTCGTACGGATCGAAGTCGATTGCGATGCGGATACCGTGTTGCTGCTGGTGGAACCGCAGGGCGATGCCAAAGCCTGTCACACCGGCGAGGAAAGCTGCTTCTATCGCGGGTTCGATCTGAAGCCGTAA
- a CDS encoding Mth938-like domain-containing protein — MSSDITPLIRANQMVIQSYGTHGFKISGTVYGHPVIVLPDRVLAWDGVSMDALAAIKDEVDLVLMGTGARVRILPPAQRPAGMRLDFMDTGAAARAYNALLADGRRVAAALKSI, encoded by the coding sequence ATGAGCAGCGACATCACCCCCCTGATCCGCGCCAACCAGATGGTCATTCAATCCTATGGCACGCACGGATTCAAAATCAGCGGCACGGTTTACGGCCATCCCGTCATCGTCCTGCCCGATCGCGTTCTTGCGTGGGACGGCGTTTCGATGGACGCGTTGGCCGCGATCAAGGACGAGGTCGATCTTGTCCTGATGGGCACGGGTGCGCGGGTGCGGATATTGCCGCCCGCGCAACGCCCGGCGGGGATGCGGCTGGATTTCATGGATACCGGCGCCGCCGCGCGCGCCTATAACGCGCTTTTGGCCGACGGACGGCGCGTGGCAGCGGCACTGAAGTCGATTTAA
- the trmFO gene encoding methylenetetrahydrofolate--tRNA-(uracil(54)-C(5))-methyltransferase (FADH(2)-oxidizing) TrmFO codes for MNKPIHIVGAGLAGSEAAWQIAQAGVSVVLHEMRPVRMTDAHKTENCAELVCSNSFRSDDAQNNAVGLLHEEMRRCGSLIMRCGAAAAVPAGGALAVDRDAFSQAVTSALHEHPLITVERGEVAGLPPESWGRTIIATGPLTSPALAQAVQKLGGEAQLAFFDAIAPIIHTESIDMSKAWFQSRYDKGGPAGTGKDYINCAFDDKADYIAFVEALLAAEKTEFKEWEKNTPYFEGCMPVEVMAARGLDTLRFGPMKPVGLTNPNATRRPWAVVQLRQDNALGTLYNMVGFQTKMKYAEQTRVFRMIPGLENAQFARLGGLHRNTFINSPRLLDAQLRMKARPDLRFAGQITGCEGYVESAAVGLMAGRFAAAEQAGRTIAPPPATTAMGAMLAHITGGADAETFQPMNINFGLFPDIDLRNEKGKPIKGPERKQALSARALADLDAWLKTQGLQAAA; via the coding sequence ATGAACAAACCCATCCATATCGTCGGCGCGGGACTGGCCGGGTCGGAAGCGGCGTGGCAGATCGCGCAAGCGGGCGTATCCGTCGTGCTGCACGAAATGCGCCCCGTGCGCATGACCGATGCGCACAAGACCGAAAACTGCGCCGAGCTTGTGTGCTCCAATTCCTTCCGCTCCGACGACGCGCAAAACAACGCCGTCGGACTTTTGCACGAGGAAATGCGCCGGTGCGGTTCGCTGATCATGCGGTGCGGCGCGGCGGCGGCGGTGCCGGCCGGCGGGGCGCTGGCCGTGGACCGGGACGCGTTTTCGCAAGCCGTCACAAGCGCGCTGCATGAACATCCTTTGATTACCGTCGAACGCGGCGAGGTCGCGGGTCTGCCGCCTGAATCATGGGGGCGCACGATCATCGCGACCGGGCCCCTGACCTCCCCCGCGCTGGCGCAAGCCGTGCAAAAACTGGGCGGCGAGGCGCAACTGGCGTTTTTCGACGCGATCGCGCCGATCATACACACGGAATCCATCGACATGTCGAAGGCATGGTTCCAGTCGCGCTACGACAAGGGCGGCCCGGCCGGCACCGGCAAGGACTATATTAACTGCGCGTTCGACGACAAGGCGGATTATATCGCATTCGTCGAGGCGTTGCTGGCGGCGGAAAAAACAGAGTTCAAGGAATGGGAGAAAAACACCCCCTATTTCGAGGGCTGTATGCCGGTCGAGGTGATGGCCGCGCGCGGGCTGGACACGCTGCGCTTCGGGCCGATGAAGCCGGTCGGCCTGACCAACCCCAACGCCACGCGCCGCCCGTGGGCCGTGGTGCAGCTGCGGCAGGACAACGCGCTGGGCACGCTTTACAACATGGTCGGATTCCAGACCAAGATGAAATACGCCGAACAGACGCGCGTATTCCGCATGATACCGGGGCTTGAGAACGCACAGTTCGCACGGCTTGGCGGGTTGCACCGCAACACCTTCATCAATTCGCCGCGCCTGCTTGACGCCCAGTTGCGAATGAAGGCGCGGCCGGATCTGCGTTTCGCCGGACAGATCACGGGATGCGAAGGCTATGTCGAAAGCGCGGCGGTTGGGCTGATGGCCGGGCGGTTCGCCGCCGCGGAACAGGCGGGACGTACAATCGCGCCGCCGCCTGCGACAACAGCGATGGGCGCGATGCTGGCGCATATCACCGGCGGCGCGGATGCCGAAACATTCCAGCCGATGAACATCAATTTCGGTCTGTTTCCCGATATCGACCTGCGCAACGAAAAGGGCAAGCCGATCAAGGGGCCGGAGCGTAAACAGGCGCTGTCCGCCCGCGCGCTTGCCGATCTGGACGCGTGGCTCAAAACACAGGGCTTGCAGGCGGCGGCATGA
- a CDS encoding FTR1 family protein, with the protein MLQIMTIAFREGMEAFLIVAISLAYLQRTGRPHLARPVYAGIAAALVLSAVMGVVLSDLSQNPMTESVLALGAGVMVGTFTLHMLRAAKHMGQSIRDRLESHALRDGFWASFGIFAFVALMITREGMETVLMMSAASYDMSAAHVALAVLPGLGLAALMAYFWVRKSHLIQIGRFLKVTAIFLIMFAAQMILKGLHELSETGAVPLLSQGAFHQMTETLAEDDGIGSQIITYALVAVPLGWLAWAALRDRMQHAHSGPAA; encoded by the coding sequence ATGTTGCAAATCATGACGATCGCGTTTCGTGAAGGCATGGAAGCCTTCCTGATTGTGGCCATCTCGCTGGCCTATCTTCAGCGCACGGGGCGTCCACATCTGGCGCGCCCGGTCTATGCCGGTATTGCCGCCGCGCTGGTGCTCAGCGCCGTGATGGGCGTGGTCCTGTCCGATCTTTCGCAAAACCCGATGACCGAAAGCGTGCTGGCGCTAGGTGCGGGGGTAATGGTGGGGACCTTCACCCTGCACATGTTACGTGCCGCCAAACATATGGGCCAGTCGATCCGCGACCGTCTGGAATCGCACGCCCTGCGCGACGGGTTCTGGGCGTCCTTCGGCATTTTCGCCTTTGTTGCGCTGATGATTACGCGCGAGGGCATGGAAACCGTACTGATGATGTCCGCCGCCAGCTATGACATGAGCGCCGCGCACGTAGCGCTGGCCGTTCTTCCGGGCCTTGGGCTGGCCGCGCTGATGGCGTATTTCTGGGTGCGCAAAAGCCATCTGATTCAGATCGGGCGCTTTTTGAAGGTGACGGCGATCTTCCTGATCATGTTCGCGGCGCAGATGATTTTGAAGGGTCTGCATGAACTTTCGGAAACCGGCGCTGTGCCCCTGCTTTCGCAAGGGGCTTTCCACCAGATGACCGAAACGCTGGCCGAGGATGATGGGATTGGGTCCCAGATCATCACCTACGCGCTGGTCGCGGTGCCGCTGGGCTGGCTGGCATGGGCCGCGCTGCGCGACCGCATGCAGCACGCGCATTCCGGCCCTGCGGCCTGA
- a CDS encoding pilus assembly protein N-terminal domain-containing protein, which yields MRLVALSLFTFLAFLPAASAQDARIADDGGYSRLKPLDAAAMDDDTPIRMTPDGPAVIQLDRDAGSVIIGNPAQASAVLENPRTIMLVPQQPGATKIIVLDRDGKTLLNRHVLVGGGRSGFIRINKPCGATTQNETCHPVAMYYCPDRCYETSVPQPGSDVAAPATAPAPPPSSAASGGSDGGDAPAVPESVGENPIEINGGAQ from the coding sequence ATGCGTCTTGTTGCTTTATCGCTTTTCACGTTTCTGGCCTTCCTGCCCGCGGCATCGGCGCAGGATGCCCGCATTGCTGATGACGGCGGCTACAGCCGCCTGAAGCCGCTTGATGCGGCCGCGATGGATGACGACACGCCCATCCGCATGACGCCGGACGGCCCTGCGGTGATCCAGCTCGACCGCGATGCGGGCAGCGTGATCATCGGCAACCCGGCGCAGGCGTCGGCGGTGCTGGAAAATCCGCGTACGATCATGCTGGTGCCGCAGCAGCCGGGCGCGACCAAGATCATCGTCCTCGACCGCGATGGCAAGACGCTGCTCAACCGCCATGTGCTGGTGGGGGGTGGGCGCTCCGGCTTCATCCGTATCAACAAGCCTTGCGGCGCTACGACCCAGAACGAAACCTGCCACCCGGTCGCGATGTATTACTGCCCCGACCGTTGCTATGAAACCAGCGTGCCCCAGCCCGGCAGCGATGTCGCCGCGCCCGCCACCGCGCCTGCGCCGCCGCCAAGCTCTGCCGCTTCTGGCGGGTCGGATGGCGGCGATGCGCCCGCCGTGCCTGAAAGCGTCGGCGAAAATCCGATTGAAATAAACGGGGGTGCGCAATAA
- a CDS encoding tetratricopeptide repeat protein, which translates to MRRVLICAALLALAGCSHIHPKGAPDSKSSASDKISSAIASAARDAAAGGMTQESLMFQEKLYKQDPRDAANIVNYAHGLRRAGRIDDAELVIRTPATDKRAGAPMLTEAAMVMISAGNYDEGLDFAQKALDKDGKSPDAHHALALALSGLGKNADAQLQFQKALDLWPDDRDTTPVINNLAMSLAAQGKIKEARGVMRLATGQALDSSVYQNNRAMLDSLKDTDVVVMEKIAAPTESGSEVISLSPARIVEGKKDAPEKPTIQKPATQKPKAQKTASKKSFRMQPIVE; encoded by the coding sequence ATGCGCCGCGTCCTGATCTGCGCCGCGCTTCTGGCCCTTGCGGGGTGCAGCCATATCCATCCCAAGGGCGCGCCGGATTCCAAATCGTCCGCATCCGACAAGATCTCAAGCGCCATCGCCAGTGCCGCGCGCGACGCCGCCGCGGGCGGCATGACACAAGAATCCCTGATGTTTCAGGAAAAACTCTACAAACAAGACCCGCGCGATGCCGCGAACATCGTCAATTACGCGCATGGCCTGCGCCGCGCGGGGCGCATCGACGATGCCGAATTGGTGATCCGCACCCCCGCCACGGACAAGCGCGCGGGCGCGCCCATGCTGACCGAGGCGGCGATGGTGATGATCTCGGCCGGAAATTACGACGAAGGTCTGGATTTCGCGCAAAAGGCGCTGGATAAGGACGGCAAGTCGCCCGACGCACATCACGCGCTGGCGCTGGCGCTTTCGGGCCTTGGCAAGAACGCCGACGCCCAGCTTCAGTTTCAAAAGGCGCTCGATCTCTGGCCCGATGACCGCGACACCACCCCGGTGATCAACAATCTGGCGATGTCGCTGGCCGCGCAGGGCAAGATCAAGGAGGCGCGCGGGGTGATGCGCCTTGCCACCGGACAGGCGCTCGATTCCTCCGTCTACCAGAACAACCGCGCGATGCTCGACTCGCTCAAGGACACTGATGTGGTCGTGATGGAAAAAATCGCCGCCCCCACGGAATCGGGCAGCGAGGTGATCTCGCTTTCGCCCGCCCGTATCGTCGAGGGGAAAAAGGACGCGCCAGAAAAACCGACTATCCAAAAACCCGCCACCCAAAAACCCAAAGCGCAGAAAACCGCATCCAAGAAATCGTTCCGGATGCAGCCTATCGTCGAATAG
- a CDS encoding type II secretion system F family protein, giving the protein MPEFDMLSILTFLSALAAGITVIAIALPIVARREKRDKYQDMIARRRRDLFHAAKAEQEKLREKPSAKTPDAKESIAMMFKLRKMVGGMADDLRKKLQQAGYRQPNAPLVFIFIRFAVPLVLAAVSMLLISLSKKEIADSLKLLIPLAALLLGFVLPSVMLKNQAIKRQQEINLTFPDALDMMLVCVQGGISIEQAINRIALEIAEHSPMLAEEMGFLGAELGLLNDRRGAFQDFARRVGSGAARSFATSMIQAEQYGTSISSALRVMADESRDIRMAEAERKAASLPPKLTVPMIVFFLPALFVVILGPAGIQAVTAAHGG; this is encoded by the coding sequence ATGCCTGAATTCGACATGCTGAGCATACTGACCTTTCTAAGCGCGCTGGCGGCGGGCATCACCGTCATCGCCATCGCCCTGCCCATAGTCGCGCGCCGCGAAAAGCGTGACAAATATCAAGACATGATCGCACGCAGGCGCCGGGACCTGTTCCACGCCGCGAAGGCCGAACAGGAAAAGCTGCGCGAAAAGCCATCGGCCAAAACGCCGGACGCCAAAGAATCCATCGCCATGATGTTCAAGCTGCGCAAAATGGTCGGCGGCATGGCCGACGATTTGCGCAAAAAGCTGCAACAGGCCGGTTATCGCCAACCCAACGCGCCTTTGGTGTTCATCTTTATCCGTTTTGCCGTACCCCTTGTGCTGGCCGCGGTGTCGATGCTGCTGATATCGCTTTCAAAAAAGGAAATCGCAGATTCCCTCAAGCTTCTGATTCCGCTTGCGGCGCTTTTGCTTGGGTTCGTGCTGCCGAGCGTGATGCTCAAGAACCAGGCCATCAAACGCCAACAGGAAATCAACCTGACCTTCCCGGACGCGCTCGATATGATGCTGGTGTGCGTGCAGGGCGGCATTTCAATCGAGCAGGCGATCAACCGTATCGCGCTGGAAATCGCGGAACATTCGCCGATGCTGGCCGAGGAAATGGGCTTTCTTGGCGCCGAACTCGGACTTCTCAACGACCGGCGCGGCGCGTTTCAGGATTTCGCGCGGCGCGTGGGTTCGGGCGCGGCGCGATCCTTTGCCACGTCGATGATCCAGGCCGAGCAATACGGCACCAGCATTTCAAGCGCGCTGCGCGTCATGGCGGATGAATCGCGCGACATCCGCATGGCGGAAGCCGAGCGCAAGGCCGCGTCCCTGCCCCCGAAACTGACAGTGCCGATGATCGTGTTCTTCCTGCCTGCGCTTTTCGTCGTGATTCTTGGCCCCGCCGGCATTCAGGCCGTCACCGCCGCGCATGGCGGGTAA
- a CDS encoding type II secretion system F family protein — protein sequence MNVLILIVFAFLGLAGGGVAALINHRAEAAKKARRLAVIAGQTQQGTRTSPNQSATSPQAQAGAPTNPAEIAAKLKKAAREQKALSDTKSLSSLILQTGLKLNLTKFWVISVVFGSGATWMLWSTSLPRIIVLLMGFTAFFGVPRLFLKIKANRRQRAFLDDFADALESMIRLLKAGMPVGEAIAMVGREFRGPVGDEMARVYDEQRVGVPLQDAVRRMVPRMPLAEVQMFATSIAIQIQTGSSLSEVLGNLAGVIRARYRLKRKVQALSAEAKISAMIIGALPVLVSLALWAVNPDYIGLLFSTGTGKMLFSGICVWMSLGIITMRQMINFKV from the coding sequence ATGAACGTACTGATCCTGATCGTCTTTGCTTTTCTGGGCCTGGCCGGGGGCGGCGTCGCCGCACTGATCAACCACCGGGCGGAGGCCGCGAAGAAAGCCCGCCGTCTGGCCGTTATCGCCGGGCAGACGCAGCAGGGTACCCGCACTTCCCCCAACCAGTCAGCGACGAGCCCGCAGGCACAGGCAGGCGCGCCGACAAACCCCGCAGAAATCGCCGCCAAACTGAAAAAGGCCGCGCGCGAGCAAAAGGCCCTTTCCGACACCAAGTCCCTGTCTTCGCTGATTTTGCAGACCGGGCTGAAATTAAACCTGACCAAATTCTGGGTTATCTCGGTCGTCTTCGGCAGCGGCGCGACATGGATGCTGTGGTCCACCAGCCTGCCGCGCATCATTGTCCTGCTGATGGGGTTCACCGCGTTTTTCGGTGTGCCGCGCCTGTTTTTGAAGATCAAGGCAAATCGCCGCCAACGCGCCTTTCTGGATGATTTCGCCGATGCGCTGGAATCCATGATCCGTCTGCTCAAGGCCGGGATGCCGGTGGGCGAGGCCATTGCCATGGTGGGGCGCGAATTCCGCGGCCCCGTGGGCGACGAAATGGCGCGGGTTTACGACGAACAACGGGTCGGTGTGCCGTTGCAGGACGCGGTGCGCCGCATGGTGCCGCGCATGCCGCTGGCCGAGGTGCAGATGTTCGCGACGTCGATCGCCATTCAGATCCAGACCGGATCGTCGCTTTCCGAGGTGCTGGGAAATCTGGCCGGGGTCATCCGCGCGCGTTACCGGCTCAAGCGCAAGGTGCAGGCGCTTTCGGCAGAAGCCAAGATTTCCGCGATGATCATCGGCGCGCTGCCGGTGCTCGTTTCTCTCGCCCTGTGGGCGGTCAACCCGGACTATATCGGGCTTTTGTTTTCGACCGGCACCGGGAAAATGCTGTTTAGCGGCATATGCGTGTGGATGTCGCTGGGCATCATCACCATGCGCCAGATGATCAACTTCAAGGTCTAA